Part of the Lolium rigidum isolate FL_2022 chromosome 6, APGP_CSIRO_Lrig_0.1, whole genome shotgun sequence genome, GATGGCCAACTCTCGGCTATCCAATCGAATGGCTGACGGTTCATACAAATATCTGACCATTTTGCTTGCAGTGTCATGGATTATCTTTCATTGGAGACAGATTACAAATACTAAACTGCAAAATACGATTACacaaaatatatctctaacattaTGTATCTGGTATGTATATTTTGGACCTTGTCTGTCTTTTGTGTGCACGGTTTTGGTGAATTGTATGTGACTAGGTGTTTGATATGACCTTTCCGTACTAGCGATTtttataataatttttttttcattatttTCAGAAATAATACTCGGTTTCCATCTTTGTCACAAATAATACACGATCGGGAACATGTATCTCGATTAGAAGGAATCTGGAATAGCAAACCCGATAAGAGGTAGTTGGGATAGGCTACCCCGAATTATTTTGATTCTCTGCGCCCCGAGAGGCTATCCTCATCTCCAATCGAGATAAAGGAACCCGATTTCTAACATCTGCCAACGATTTGGTGGTAATGTTCACCCCGTTGTACACTTGCCTGACATCTGCCAACGGTTTCTAAGGGCATGTTTGGATTCCGCCCACACGCGTCCTGCCAAATCGTGGGCGTGCCAATTATTTGGCGAGCGAATTCGCCGCCGTGGTTTGGCCTGGCCATGGGCGGAAAAAGTGAAGAGATGACCAAATAATTGGAAGGGCGACGGGACATTGTTTTCGATCCAAACGATTACCTGAATCCTGAGTCAACTCCAAAATATTGGTTTGGTAGTTGTTGGCTGCAATCCAAACGGACCCTAACTTATTTTGGAGTAGGTACGCGCATAGGGCACAGTGCACTAGATGTCTAAACTGCTGCCAGGCTGGGGACCAGGCTGCTGCCCACTAGCAGACTCGGCGAACGCAAACCCGATTAGAGCAATTCCAGTAGCCTAGCCAGCTGTTGGCTATGCCTGCTCGCTACGTTATCTATACTAATTTGTAGCCCAACATATACAATAAATGAGCTATAAAAatgtggcccacctttcactctcacaaaatgcctaggagcatgtgctagagctggctcttgcataagagctcactctgcttctctctcctcctctctctcctcccctctctcctccaactaagcaataatatactattttaatctttatagccagctgactaggacttattgtacttgctcttagtctGTGAAATAAAGAAATCGGGTCAATTTACCCCGATTGAAACATATGGGGCCTCCTTCGCCCCGATTACTGCAAAAGCTGAGGACAGCCTCGCATGGCGGCACACAGAATCAGAAGAATTCGTGGTAGCCTACCTGACTACCTCTAATCGAGTTTGCTGTTCCAAATTCCATCTAATCGGAGTGCGTGTCCCAGTGTATTATTTGTGACGAAGATTGAAATCGAGTATTCTTTCCAAAAATAACGAAAAAATGTACTATTAAAAAAATTCCGCTCCTGACTATTCATATTTTCGTTTTTATTTCAGAGATAAAAGGGTCTTCTTCGAAAGTTAATATACGCGTGCCCATCAGTATACTTTGCATCTTCAGTGCTATCTTTTTGTGAGCGATATTCGATGTTAATAAAAACATCGAAGCGGACAGGTCACCTACTAGAAAAAATGTGGACCATACGTGCCCTCCATCTTTTATTCTGGCATTTTTTACATGGTTGGGTATTTTATGGGATCTGATAGAGTTGTTCCTTGGGCACCGATGGCTGCGGCAAAGAAAAAACTTATGCCTCCATGGGGCCTCCGATGTTTGGACTTTTCTCCTCACCAGGTTAGAATGATAAAATTTCAGAAACCACATATTCTGGATAAAATTTCTTGGGGTGCTTGTCCCGAGATTTCCTAATATCTGACCTGCTGCTAGCCAATTTGAAAGCTCCACTCTGCCTCCCTGTGGGGTGAGATGCCCCACCTTCGACTGAATATCCTCCTGGAACTCGAGGTACGAAGGAAGGGCAACCCTGAGTGTGCATATATggaacatgggggcatgtgaacccactttttgaaaagttccgtttgtgatgtcaaaacatgttttaaaaatcgaaacacaaaatgatttcccagatgatcttaaatatgttccctggacatgagtttcgtgacgaaaaaactttttattttgtctcggcaaaaaagtgaaattttgcagggctatatagtagtatatatgtgacgtattttgtctttttagattctgaaataaaaaagtggtttctccgtgaaaactttctacgcacacatgaaacatgcgtacgtacccggctatttttatttcagaattttttaacatttagaaaatgTATTtccaattagggttcacatgcacccatgttcaaaccggacttttccgGGCAACCCTGACGTATCTCCTAGACAACCCTGGTGATTCGCACAACATCCATGTGGTGATGTGATCTTAAGGAAAATGCGCAAAAAGAAACGGTGCCCCGGGGAGTTGTCGGTGAAGGATTAAATCAGATGGGAAGCTGGATGATGTCCCATTCTTTCATGTTTTTGGCACTTTGAGCTGTAGTTTTAAGTACATTTGTTCTTAGTTTCGTTTAAACCTTTGATACTATTGTTGTTTCGGGTTGCTGGTATTTTGAGAGCAACTAGGATTGCAGCTTTTTTTTTTCAGCGATCTTTAAAAAACAGGCAGATCGGTTTCCTAGTTTCGATTTTCCTGTTTTCCTTTCTTTTAGCAACTTTGAACTCCTGTAAGATTTGGCTTCTTTTATGTGAAATGGAGCTGGAGAGTGATCCCTCTTGATCTAAAAAAAAGGTTAGACTGGTACATACGTTTTGGatccataagggcatctccagcggcgcgacgcattttagcatccgcgcgcgtccgtttgcgtcgacccttttggtcgaaatcgaccgcgcgtctgtttgcgtcgggggtggctccagcggcacgacgcatttttgtaggacgaatcatttttttaaaacatgaaacatagtttacatacttaaaacataaaaaataaacctaaacgcctactgctcctcgtcggtgtgctgctcctcgtccctgtcgagcacgatgagctccggtatgacccaaggccagttgccatccgggggagcgtacgccgggcgcgccgccgccggtgctcgaggttgaggaggctgcggccgtGGCGGCGCGGAGGCGCCCGCTGTTGTAGCCgtgccggcggcggaggcgccTAGTACCgcgggccgtggcggcggtggaggcgcccgctgccgtggccgtggcggcggtggaagcgcccgtgcctgcggttgtggcggcggttgaggcgcccgtggctgcggctgtggcggcggtggaggcggccaCTGCTACGGCtgtgccggcggtggcggaggcgccgccgactccaggagcgccagtcgaagtgcttcatccgccgacaggcccggcggcatgacagcggtggcgtagcggggcagcggcggctgcacaggcgcgtcgtactcggagacgaggacggcgaccttcgccatctcgtcgtccgtcatgttctccgggaactcgaagttccggccctccgcgaAGGCctcgctgccattcgtggaagacgacagccgacgtagtcgtcgccgtcgtccttcacccctcgctatggtacgcgagcgcctcgacgtagtcgtcgtcgtcgcacaCGGCGTAGGCTTTGTCGTCGTCGTCCCCGCGGCCGTCGGCGTCGCTGTGCCGCGGCTCGCCGACGCCGCGTCCGCGCCTCTTGACGACGCGCGTCCGCGCTCGCCGACGACGGGACGGCgctcgccgacgacgagccggcggtgcaggccGAAGgggtaatccctgtcgcccatgaagctcgCCCTTCGTCTCCccgtccgtctccgtggacagtacgtacgccaaagctccgagtcgatggcgtacgccgcatcgtccgcggaggtccgccggcagataccGCCTCCCGCGCCGGATCTCCACCGTCCGATCAGTGCTCATGCGCAGTGCACCGAGGggtgggcacccggcggcagccgagccgccgcccgccagtgcagccgcacgccggaccaggcgccgccgcacggcatccatttgccgtgcatgagcctccccaccgtgacggggagcggcaccctcttgcggccgctgccggaggcctcgaagtcgtttttcttccccatggcgccgcggcggtggtggcgcgagTGGAGGCGTGGTGTGTGTGAAGGAgcgacgcggccggtggactttacgggcggccgcgcacgggatacgatgccattgaaggcgtcgCAGAGCCTGCACCGCCGCCCGCCGGCCGCGCGTGCGCAacggcagccgcgccattgatggcgaagactGCGGCGCGCACGCGGAAGCGCcgaccgccgaagcgatgccctcgatgcgagctcgccgccggcgggcccggtggagaagcgagcagacactttgcgcgtccgccgagacgcaaacctggcgcatatttgggccaggtttgcgtctccgcggacggcccggccactttgcgtcgccccgctggaacaggccccagacgcatttccggtcacggcggacacaaatggtcgctcagcgtccgtttgcgtcgcgccgctggagatgccctaagcgtgTGTAGTACTTCTCATTCTCAATGGCATTATATTGCATGAGGATTAGAAGGATGTGTGCTAGACTTCAATTCTAGCTGCTGGCTAGACGCCTAGACCTCATTCCCTAAAGGGATGTGTGCTAGACTTCAATTTCGCTATATATATGATCGCGATGTTACGTCTGCAACCATAAGTGCAATATATACGCTATTAAAGACATACAACTGCCAGAGACGGACGGGTCTCCTATTATATACACTGACGCGGCATATTAAGTTATTTTATCTTAATTACCATATTGAGTTAAAAATTTACAAAAAGACATATGTTTAAGTGTAGCCGGGAAAAGGATAAATTAAAATACAAGCTACTACTATAGTATGTCTGCTAAGGTATGCATAATCGCTGTACTAATTAAAAGGCGCAAAATCGTGATACCATTTTATTTCTGAAAGAAGTTAGGCTGATCTGTCGGTTGGCCTAGCTAAGACACAGTGTCTGCGAAAGTGATGCACGATGACGCTCGATTTTTGTACACACAACATTCTCCAAAAAATTAAAGTTGAAAAGGACAAATCGTGCATGGTCCTTGCGCGGACGTACATGCAATAATGTATCTTCCGGAAAAGGAAAAAGGCAATTTttgtccataatcatcacaaaagGAGTGTACGTCAAAAGGAGTGTACGTCGTCAGCAAAACAATCCAGAATCTGTTCGTTGTGCCAGTAGCCCTATATATATGGCACCTCCGTCTCCAGTCTCATGCATCTTCTGAAGAGCTACACAATGTCTAGCACACATCCATTCTCAGTGGTCCTGTGGTGCTGCTTGCTCGCCGTGGTGGCGGCGATGCCGGCAGAGGACGTCGAACCAGTACACGACGGCGGCATCTCGACCTACTTGGTGCACGTCGAGTACTCCCACGCGCCGCGCCCCACGCGAAACACAGCCCGTCTCACCCGCGCCTACACTTCCTTCCTCCGCGACACCCTTCCTGCCGGCATGAACGCGCCAGCGCCGAGCATCATCTACTCTTACGCGCACGCCATGACGGGCTTCGCGGCACGTCTCACGGCGCGCCAGGCGGCGCACCTGAAGGTCCAGCCCTCCGTCCTCGGCGTCACCCGTGACAGGCTGTACAAGCTCCACACCACGATGTCCTCTTCCTTCCTCGGCCTCACGCCATTCTCGCCGCTCGTAGTGGCGTCCAACAGAGGCACGGATGCTGTGATCGGTGTCATAGACTCCGGTATCTACCCCAAGGACCGCGCGTCCTTCGCTGCGGACCGGTGGATGAAGCCCCCTCCAACATCCTTCCGAGGAGGCTGCGTCTCTCACCCCGATTTCAACGCCACTGAATACTGCAACTACAAGCTCGTGGGGGCCAAGTACTTCCACAATGGACACGTGGCTATGATGAGCCAGATGGCCGGTTCGACTCCGGCGTCTGGGTCGCCACTCGACGTGGAAGGACATGGCACTCACTGTGCCTCCATCGCCGCCGGTGCCCCTGTCCGGAATGCTAACCTCTTCGGTTTTGCGCGGGGCGTCGCGAAGGGTACAGCCTCCGGTGCGCGCATTGCCTCCTACAATGCATGCGGGACATCCTGCACATCTAGCGATGTCACTGCAGCTATTGATGAAGCAATCGCTGACGGAGTCGACGTCCTCTCCATCTCTCTTGGTTTTGACGCGGATCTGTACATTGATCCCGTTATGATCGCTTCGTTCAGGGCCGTTCGTGCAGGCATATTTGTGTCTACCCCCGCCGGGAACGAAGGTCCTTACGATGCCCCCGTCGGCAACCTCGCCCCCTGGGTGTGTACAGTGGGCGCGTCCACCATGAACCGTGAGTTCAGGGCACCCGTCAGTCTCGGCAACGGGAAAACCTTCACTGGCTACTCGCTTTACTCCGGCCCTGATCCATATGGTACAATGAAACCGCTAGTCTACGGCCTTGATGTCGGCTCACAGTTTTGCGAAGCTGGGAAACTTGACGCAAGCAAAGTCAAGGGCAAGATTGTCTTGTGTGTTGGCGGAGCTGCGGCGCAAGGATTGGCTGTCAAGCAAGCTGGTGGGGCTGGCGCCATAATCGCAAGCCGTGGAGACTATGGTGACTTTGCTAGGGCCGATCCCCACCTCCTCCCGGCCGTTACAGTCACgtttgacgatgccatcgagatcagacaaTACTGCAACACTCCAAATCCAGTTGCCAGAATCTCCTACTTCAACACCGTCAAGGGATTTGTAAATCCACCTTCCCCGAGGGTCGCAAGCTTCTCCAACCGCGGGCCAAACCGCTTGGCGCCGGAGATACTCAAGCCCGACATCATCGCGCCCGGCGTCGAAATCCTTGCCGCATGGACGGGCGAAGCTTCGCCGTCGCAACTCGACGCCGACCCTAGGCGTGTCAAGTTCAACATCATCTCTGGCACGTCCATGGCCACCCCACATGTGAGCGGTATCGCAGCTCTGCTCAAGGTGGCCCAGCCCGACTGGACTCCGGCGGAGATCAAGTCAGCGCTGATGACCACGGCTTATAATGAGGACAACTCTGGCGGCGTCATCAAGGACATGGCCACCGGCAAGGAGGCAGGGCCGTTCCAGATGGGGGCCGGCCATGTCGACCCTAACCGCGCCCTCGACCCAGGGCTGGTGTACAACGCCGAATCACACGACTACATCTCCTTCATGTGCGCTCTAGGGTACACGACCCAACAAATCGCCATCCTCACTGGGGGCAGTACGGCGAAGGACATCTGCTCGGAGCACGAGGACATCGCCGTGGGTGACCACAACTACCCGGCCTTCTCAGTGGCGTTCAAGTCCTCTGACGACAAGGTCACGCAGCGCCGCATCGTGCGCAACGTCGGGAGCCACGTCAATGCCGTGTACACCTTCAGCTATCGGGCTTTACCTATTGGTTGGAGTGCCATAGTTGACCCCCCGGAACTGGAGTTCGACGCGGGACACACATCACTCGAGTACACAGTCACATTCTCGCTGCTGCCAGCAGCCAGCAATAGTTCCCAGACGGAGGCGCACTCTGCACTCGTGTGGACCGACGGCAAGCATAAGGTGGTAAGTCCCATAGTCTTGACCTGGCCAACTACGACGGCTGCCATGGAGGTGATGTGATCGGGAGCTACACAAGCGCCTATTAATATCCTCTCGTTGGATGTACGTATATCTAAGGTTTGTCCGCCTAGTGTCCGTTGAAAACTATAGTAGTAGTACGTTAATAAGAAGGGACAATGTGTATGTATGTGGATGTGGATACGCATGTGTTATTATCCAGTCAAATCTATACAGTTGGCTTGATTTGTTCATGTGCTGATGATACATGAAGAAGAATTAATCTAAATACCTACAAATGTATCTAACTTTTGTTAATAAAAACAAATGCATCTAAATTGTCAGAAAATTAAACTACAAGACTGAAAGCACAAATAGTAAATTCTACTTTGTAACATTTGTAGAAATCTTCTGGCTAGCATGATTTCCTGTAGACATACACATATTGCAAGTTCAGAGCTACAATTTCTATCATTTATTTCTGTACAGTGTACACATTCAGGAAAACCTACATGTTGATCGTGAACCACAGCGAACCCTCTTGAACCTGATGTATGGTTGGCATTGGCTTGATTGTTTCTTGTATTTTTGTTCTTCGAACTCAGGGCCTACATCAACCGTTTATGACATCATGTAATCAGGAGAGTCAAGGTTACTACATTAATTTAAAGCTACAAAATTTTGCCTATGCCATACCTGAAACTTTTTGGTGTACCAAGTTTCCACTAAATCTGCCCACTGTGTTGGTGGTATTCTGCCTTTACACCCTTTTGCAATATTCTAGCTCATAGCCAATTCATCGTTGAAGTGCTTGCTCTTTAGATAGCATTTGAAATCCTTCCACTTTTTAGCAGCAGAACTCAATACCCAAGCCTTCATAGGTTCAGGAATATTGAAAAAAATCTTGACTGTGTTCCACAACTTCTCATTATCAGACTTGGGCACCTTACTCTAGTTCATGTATGCTAGTGATATCTCCTTCCCTTTAACCAAGCTTCCAATGAAATTTGTTAGCCTGCTAGTCTTGGGACCACATGGCTGTCCAAGGTGGTTGAACACCAGGTTTACCTTGGCATTTGGATCATATTCATGCCAAAATCTCTTGAGCTtagtaggtgatacgtctccgacgtatcgataatttcttatgttccatgccacattattgatgatatctacatgttttatgcacactttatgtcatattcgtgcattttctggaactaacctattaacaagatgccgaagagccagtttgttgttttccgctgtttttggtttcagtaaatcctagtaacgaaatattctcggaattggacgaaatcaacgcccatggtcctattttgccacgaagcttccagaagaccgaagaggagtcgaagtggggccacgaggcgccgccaccatagggcggcgcggcccaggccctggccgcgccgacctatggcgtggggccctcgtgtggccccccacgttgcccttccgcctacttaaagcctccgtcgcgaaacccccagtaccgagagccacgatacggaaaaccttccagagacgccgccgccgccaatcccatctcggggattctggagatctcctccggcaccctgccggagaggggattcatctcccggaggactcttcaccgccatggtcgcctccggagtgatgagtgagtagttcacccctggactatgggtccatagcagtagctagatggttgtcttctcctcattgtgcttcattgttggatcttgtgagctgcctaacatgatcaagatcgtctatctgtaatactatatgttgtgtttgtcgggatccgatggatagagaataccatgttatgttaattatcaagttattacctatgtgttgtttatgatcttgcatgctctccgttattagtagaggctctggccaagtttttgctcttaactccaagagggagtatttatgctcgatagtgggttcatgcctccattgatacttgggacgatggatgaaagttctaaggttgtgttgtgatgttgccactagggataaaacattgatgctatgtctaaggatgtagttgttgattacattacgcaccatacttaatgcaattgtccgttgttttacaacttaataccggaaggggttcggatgataacccgaaggtggactttttaggcatagatgcagctggatggcggtctatgtactttgtcgtaatgcccaattaaatctcactatacttatcatgacatgtatgtgcattgttatgccctctctatttgtcaattgcccgactgtaatttgttcacccaacatgcttttatcttatgggagagacatctctagtgaactgtggatcccggtccattcttctatactgaaatacaaatctgctgcaatacttgttttactgttttcttgcaaacaatcatcttccacacaatacggttaaccctttgttatagcaagccggtgagattgacaacctcactgtttcgttggggcaaagtactttggttgtgttgtgcaggttccacgttggcgccggaatctctggtgttgcgccgcactacatcccgccgccatcaaccttcaacgtgcttcttgactcctactcggttcgattaaaccttggtttcttatcgaaggaaacttgccgccgtgcgcatcacaccttcctcttggggttcccaacggacgtgtcaattacacgcatcaagcaaatttccggcgccgttgccggtagatcaagacacgctgcaaggggagtctccacttcacaatctctttactttgtttttgtcttgctttattttatttactactttgtttgctgcattatatcaaaacacaaaaaaattagttgctagttttactttatttactatcttgtttgctatatcaaaaacacaaaaaaattagttacttgcatttactttatctagtttgcttatttactactgctaaaatggccacccctgaaaataccaagttgtgtgacttcacaaccacaaataataatgatttcctatgcacacctattgctccacctgctactacagcgagaattctttgaaattaaacccgctttaccgaatcttgttatgcgagagaaattttctcggtgttagttccgatgatgttgctgcccatctcaataattttgttgaattgtgtgaaatgcaaaagtataaagatgtagatggtgacattataaaattaaaattgtttcctttctcattaagaggaagagctaaagattggttgctatctctgcctaagaatagtattgattcctggactaaatgcaaggatgcttttattggtagatattatccccccgctaaaattatatctttgaggagtagcataatgaattttaaacaattggataatgaacatgttgctcaagcttgggaaagaatgaaatctttggttaaaaattgcccaacccatggactgactacttggatgatcatccaaaccttctatgcaggactaattttttcttcgcggaatttattggattcagctgctggaggtacctttatgtccatcaccttgggggcggcaacaaagctccttgataatatgatggttaattactctgaatggcacacagaaagagctccacaaggtaagaaggtaaattctgttgaagaatcctcttccttgaatgataagattgatgctattatgtctatgcttgtgaatgataggactaatgttgatcctaataatgttccgttagcttcattggttgcccaagaagaacatgttgatgtaaacttcattaaaaataataatttcaacaacaatgcttatcggaacaactctagtaataactataggccatatccttataataatggtgacggttatgctaattcttatgggaattcttacaacaataataggaatacaccccctggacttgaagctatgcttaaagaatttattagtacacaaactgcctttaacaaatccgttgaggaaaagctcaataaaattgatattctcgcttctaaggttgatagtcttgcctccgatgttgatcttttgaaatcgaaagttatgcctaatagggatattgaaaataagattgttactacagcaaatgccatccaagttagaattaatgagaatataagattaatggctgaactgcgtgctaggtgagatagagaagaaaatgaaaaactagctaaagagaaaaatgtagctaaagtttggactattaccaccactagcaatgctaatgctccacatgttgctgcacctcctactattaatggtaaaataattggtgttggcaatgtttctactcctagtgcaaagcgcgcaaaattactcgaaatcgctaaaactcgctgaaattgcactgtgataaaaccgctgaaattttttccaaccttggggatgataatcccattgctttagattgtaatgatttagattttgatgattgccacatctctgaagttataaagttcttgcaaaaacttgctaagagtcccaatgctagcgctcgtaaacttggctttcacaaaacatattacaaatgctctcataaaagctagagaagagaaactaaaacttgaaacttctattcctagaaatctagaggatggttgggagcccatcattaaaatgagggtcaaagattttgattgtaatgctttatgtgatcttggtgcaagtatttctgttatgcctaaaaagtctatgatatgattgacttgccaccattgaaaaattgttatttggatgttaatctcgctgataatgctaaaaagaaacctttggggagagttgataatgttcatattatggttaacaataatcttgtccccgttgattttgttgtcttggatattgaatgcaatgcatcttgccccattatattgggaagaccttttcttcgaaccgttggtgctactattgatatgaaggaaggtaatattaaatatcaatttcctctcaagaaaggtatggaacacttccctagaaagagaatggagttaccttatgattctattattagaacaaattatgatgttgatgcttcatctcttgatgttacttgatatacactttctgcgcctagctgaaaggcgttaaagaaaagcgcttatgggagacaacccatgtttttactacagtatttttgttttatatttgagtcttggaagttgtttactactgtagcaacctctcctcatcttagttttatgttttgttgtgccaagtaaagtctttgatagtaaagtaaatactagatttggattactgcgcagaaacagatttctttgtctgtcacgaatctgggtctaattctctgtaggtaactcagaaaattaagccaatttacgtgagtgatccacagatatgtacgcaactttcattaaatttgggaattttcatttgagcaagtctggtgcctcaattaaatccatctttacggactgttctgttttgacagattctgccttttatttcgcattgcctcttttgctatgttggatgaatttctttgatccattaatgtccaagtagctttatgcaatgtccagaagtgttaagaatgattgtgtcacctctgaacatgttaatttttattgtgcactaaccctctaatgagttgtttcgagtttggtgtggaggaagttttcaaggatcaagagaggggtatgatacaatatgatcaagaagagtgaaagctctaagcttggggatgccccggtggttcacccctgcatattttaagaagactcaagcgtctaagcttggggatgcccaaggcatccccttcttcatcgacaacattatcagagttcctcccccgaaactatatttttattccgtcacatcttatgcactttgcttggagcgtcggtttgtttttgttttttgttttgtttgaataaaatggatcctagcattcactttgtgggagagagacacgctccgctgtagcatatggacaagtatgtccttaggctctactcatagtattcatggcgaagtttcttcttcgttaaattgttatatggttggaattggaaaatgctacat contains:
- the LOC124659312 gene encoding subtilisin-like protease SBT1.4, encoding MPAEDVEPVHDGGISTYLVHVEYSHAPRPTRNTARLTRAYTSFLRDTLPAGMNAPAPSIIYSYAHAMTGFAARLTARQAAHLKVQPSVLGVTRDRLYKLHTTMSSSFLGLTPFSPLVVASNRGTDAVIGVIDSGIYPKDRASFAADRWMKPPPTSFRGGCVSHPDFNATEYCNYKLVGAKYFHNGHVAMMSQMAGSTPASGSPLDVEGHGTHCASIAAGAPVRNANLFGFARGVAKGTASGARIASYNACGTSCTSSDVTAAIDEAIADGVDVLSISLGFDADLYIDPVMIASFRAVRAGIFVSTPAGNEGPYDAPVGNLAPWVCTVGASTMNREFRAPVSLGNGKTFTGYSLYSGPDPYGTMKPLVYGLDVGSQFCEAGKLDASKVKGKIVLCVGGAAAQGLAVKQAGGAGAIIASRGDYGDFARADPHLLPAVTVTFDDAIEIRQYCNTPNPVARISYFNTVKGFVNPPSPRVASFSNRGPNRLAPEILKPDIIAPGVEILAAWTGEASPSQLDADPRRVKFNIISGTSMATPHVSGIAALLKVAQPDWTPAEIKSALMTTAYNEDNSGGVIKDMATGKEAGPFQMGAGHVDPNRALDPGLVYNAESHDYISFMCALGYTTQQIAILTGGSTAKDICSEHEDIAVGDHNYPAFSVAFKSSDDKVTQRRIVRNVGSHVNAVYTFSYRALPIGWSAIVDPPELEFDAGHTSLEYTVTFSLLPAASNSSQTEAHSALVWTDGKHKVVSPIVLTWPTTTAAMEVM